The Musa acuminata AAA Group cultivar baxijiao chromosome BXJ1-3, Cavendish_Baxijiao_AAA, whole genome shotgun sequence genome window below encodes:
- the LOC135585267 gene encoding nodulin homeobox-like isoform X7 encodes MVFVTCEKAVCPQHRLLMIDIISAVGELNGLSSQDLNKLLKDSENFTIQCKTEQGSLKQINVEKLAASLPLHLIATMLSPDRDMRMGHVLRGIRLLYTLSDLATRHARLEQILLDDVKLSEQIMDLVLYMLIVLACRKQDNHIGSSPVLHSTLVACSLHILTSYLSSQWHDLVHVLLAHPKVDIFMDAAFDAVHEDIRILGIKLQLFNSELLSNKSNLPAAERTAHYICQQCEASLQFLLSLCHQKLFRDRLLRNKELCKHGGILSLAYSILKLNISHCFKNSFDFVAAVSRLKAKILSILLQLCEAESISYLDEVAGSPKSMHLAKSVAIEFLEILRIAFRSEVRLLGDTQYKSNPMGLLLLNALRLADIFSDDSNFRSFFMSKSIPVLAEILAVPHENFSLNWCSSNIPVTEEDVNIEYDPFNAAGMALGSLNDASESVHSAAFLLPETNSTCPINFSGMPSATYAQQRTSCLVKIIANLHVFVPNICEEEERDLFLNNFHKYLVMKSPESSGDHSSFDMQKAATVCKNLSSLSQYAISLTPNFLIDEDVHLLSKYADELQNLTHPEVGDRFIQQSSLYWTKFPNSTFSRSQQDTQFVLGNVPSISRKQDETIQDDDLKRNSNDDVDLKRRVGENSRCQEVEQLKIMNHSTTGLPEDFEVSHDRKKNIIDQPEYLRSGEKDTNDCDMKEDDKAENGLSEEKQPRKRKRNIMNETQVLLIEKALLDEPEMQRNAASLQSWADKLSSQGSEITSSQLKNWLNNRKARLARAAREVRAPSEGETYPDKSCGPSSSHFCDSSESAGEEIYAAPARGSTHQSIPKSGGMITRSARCEDVEMTAPDFVRGAHQNRPSIISCSFEPGQFVSVVDVDGKLVGKGKIIQVEGRWHGTSLEDSGTCVVDVTELKIEKWKEVQHPSEAAGRTFEEAAAKNGDIMRVAWDISRILALP; translated from the exons ATGGTGTTTGTAACTTGTGAAAAGGCGGTGTGTCCCCAACACAGATTGCTG ATGATTGACATAATTTCAGCCGTTGGCGAGTTAAATGGTCTTTCTTCTCAAGACTTGAACAAGTTGTTGAAAGATTCCGAGAACTTCACCATACAATGCAAGACAGAACAAGGGTCCTTGAAGCAG ATCAATGTGGAAAAACTTGCGGCTTCTCTCCCTTTGCACCTTATTGCGACAATGCTATCACCTGATAGGGACATGCGCATGGGACATGTGCTTCGTGGCATTCGCCTTTTGTATACACTGTCTGATTTAGCTACACGCCATGCCAGACTGGAGCAG ATTCTGCTTGATGATGTAAAACTATCTGAACAGATAATGGATCTGGTACTCTATATGTTGATTGTTCTTGCATGCCGCAAGCAG GATAATCATATTGGGTCTTCTCCTGTTCTGCACTCAACACTTGTTGCTTGCAGCCTTCATATTTTGACAAGTTATCTTTCATCTCAGTGGCATGATCTTGTGCATGTTCTTCTTGCGCATCCTAAG GTAGACATATTTATGGATGCAGCTTTTGATGCTGTGCATGAAGACATCAGGATTCTAGGAATCAAGCTACAACTGTTCAACAGTGAATTATTGAGCAACAAGTCTAATCTTCCTGCAGCTGAACGAACAGCTCATTACATCTGTCAGCAATGTGAGGCTTCCTTGCAATTTCTTCTGTCCTTGTGCCATCAAAAACTGTTCCGAGACCGCCTTCTAAGGAACAAG GAATTGTGTAAACATGGTGGCATACTTTCGCTGGCTTATTCTATCTTGAAGTTAAACATTTCACATTGTTTTAAGAATTCCTTCGACTTTGTGGCTGCTGTATCTAGGCTGAAGGCCAAAATTCTGTCTATT TTGTTGCAGCTTTGTGAAGCAGAGAGTATTTCTTATCTCGATGAAGTTGCTGGTTCTCCAAAAAGCATGCACCTGGCAAAATCAGTTGCAATAGAG TTTCTTGAGATACTGAGGATTGCATTTAGAAGTGAAGTTAGGCTACTTGGTGATACACAGTACAAGAGTAACCCAATGGGCCTGCTGCTTCTTAATGCGTTGCGTTTAGCTGACATATTTTCGGATGATTCAAATTTTCGATCATTCTTTATGTCTAAAAGT ATTCCAGTTCTTGCTGAAATTTTAGCAGTTCCCCATGAAAATTTTTCATTAAACTGGTGCTCTTCAAATATACCAGTGACAGAGGAAGATGTGAATATTGAATATGATCCATTTAATGCAGCTGGCATGGCATTGGGTTCTCTTAATGATGCCAGTGAGAGTGTTCATTCAGCAGCTTTTCTGCTGCCTGAAACTAATTCCACATGTCCTATTAATTTCAGTGGCATGCCATCAGCTACATATGCTCAGCAGAGAACGTCATGTTTGGTCAAAATAATAGCAAACCTGCATGTTTTTGTTCCCAATATATGTGAAG aagaagaaagagatcTTTTTCTCAACAATTTCCACAAGTATTTGGTTATGAAGAGCCCAGAATCATCTGGAGATCACTCTAGTTTTGACATGCAGAAGGCTGCAACAGTCTGTAAAAACTTAA GTTCACTTTCCCAGTATGCTATCTCTTTGACGCCAAATTTTTTGATTGATGAGGATGTACACCTCCTAAG taaatatgctgatgagctacaGAACTTAACTCATCCAGAAGTTGGAGATAGATTTATTCAG CAATCTTCTCTGTACTGGACTAAATTTCCAAACTCCACTTTCAGTAGAAGCCAACAG GATACACAGTTTGTTTTGGGGAATGTACCATCTATTTCAAGAAAACAAGATGAAACTATTCAAGATGATGATCTAAAGCGCAACAGCAATGATGATGTTGATCTAAAACGGAGAGTTGGGGAAAATTCAAGGTGTCAAGAAGTAGAGCAGCTAAAAATTATGAACCACTCAACGACCGGCCTACCAGAGGATTTTGAGGTGAGCCATGACAGAAAGAAGAATATAATCGATCAGCCTGAATACCTGAGAAGTGGAGAGAAAGATACCAATGATTGTGATATGAAAG AAGATGATAAAGCAGAAAATGGCCTAAGCGAAGAGAAGCAACCAAGGAAGAGAAAGCGGAATATAATGAATGAGACGCAGGTACTCTTGATTGAGAAGGCTCTCCTGGATGAGCCTGAAATGCAAAGAAATGCAGCATCACTGCAGTCATGGGCTGATAAGCTGAGTTCACAG GGCTCTGAAATTACATCATCTCAGCTAAAGAACTG GCTGAACAACAGGAAAGCCAGGCTTGCACGTGCTGCAAGAGAGGTCCGTGCCCCATCCGAAGGGGAGACCTATCCAGATAAGTCCTGTGGTCCGAGCTCTTCTCATTTTTGCGACTCCTCTGAGAGTGCCGGTGAGGAAATTTATGCTGCTCCTGCTAGAGGAAGCACCCACCAATCCATCCCCAAATCTGGTGGTATGATAACACGATCTGCTAGATGTGAGGATGTGGAGATGACTGCTCCTGATTTCGTTCGTGGAGCTCACCAGAACCGCCCTTCTATAATATCTTGTTCATTCGAACCAGGTCAGTTTGTCTCCGTAGTGGATGTGGATGGTAAATTAGTTGGCAAAGGAAAGATCATTCAGGTGGAAGGTAGGTGGCATGGCACGAGCTTAGAGGACAGCGGCACATGCGTTGTGGATGTTACGGAGCTGAAGATCGAGAAGTGGAAGGAGGTTCAACACCCATCAGAAGCAGCAGGAAGGACTTTTGAGGAGGCTGCAGCAAAGAATGGTGATATTATGAGGGTGGCCTGGGACATAAGCAGGATCTTGGCACTGCCTTAG
- the LOC135585267 gene encoding nodulin homeobox-like isoform X2 → MVFVTCEKAVCPQHRLLMIDIISAVGELNGLSSQDLNKLLKDSENFTIQCKTEQGSLKQINVEKLAASLPLHLIATMLSPDRDMRMGHVLRGIRLLYTLSDLATRHARLEQILLDDVKLSEQIMDLVLYMLIVLACRKQDNHIGSSPVLHSTLVACSLHILTSYLSSQWHDLVHVLLAHPKVDIFMDAAFDAVHEDIRILGIKLQLFNSELLSNKSNLPAAERTAHYICQQCEASLQFLLSLCHQKLFRDRLLRNKELCKHGGILSLAYSILKLNISHCFKNSFDFVAAVSRLKAKILSILLQLCEAESISYLDEVAGSPKSMHLAKSVAIEFLEILRIAFRSEVRLLGDTQYKSNPMGLLLLNALRLADIFSDDSNFRSFFMSKSIPVLAEILAVPHENFSLNWCSSNIPVTEEDVNIEYDPFNAAGMALGSLNDASESVHSAAFLLPETNSTCPINFSGMPSATYAQQRTSCLVKIIANLHVFVPNICEEEERDLFLNNFHKYLVMKSPESSGDHSSFDMQKAATVCKNLSSLSQYAISLTPNFLIDEDVHLLSKYADELQNLTHPEVGDRFIQENVVKLEEDMKPEYGPLMQQSSLYWTKFPNSTFSRSQQDTQFVLGNVPSISRKQDETIQDDDLKRNSNDDVDLKRRVGENSRCQEVEQLKIMNHSTTGLPEDFEVSHDRKKNIIDQPEYLRSGEKDTNDCDMKDDKAENGLSEEKQPRKRKRNIMNETQVLLIEKALLDEPEMQRNAASLQSWADKLSSQGSEITSSQLKNWLNNRKARLARAAREVRAPSEGETYPDKSCGPSSSHFCDSSESAGEEIYAAPARGSTHQSIPKSGGMITRSARCEDVEMTAPDFVRGAHQNRPSIISCSFEPGQFVSVVDVDGKLVGKGKIIQVEGRWHGTSLEDSGTCVVDVTELKIEKWKEVQHPSEAAGRTFEEAAAKNGDIMRVAWDISRILALP, encoded by the exons ATGGTGTTTGTAACTTGTGAAAAGGCGGTGTGTCCCCAACACAGATTGCTG ATGATTGACATAATTTCAGCCGTTGGCGAGTTAAATGGTCTTTCTTCTCAAGACTTGAACAAGTTGTTGAAAGATTCCGAGAACTTCACCATACAATGCAAGACAGAACAAGGGTCCTTGAAGCAG ATCAATGTGGAAAAACTTGCGGCTTCTCTCCCTTTGCACCTTATTGCGACAATGCTATCACCTGATAGGGACATGCGCATGGGACATGTGCTTCGTGGCATTCGCCTTTTGTATACACTGTCTGATTTAGCTACACGCCATGCCAGACTGGAGCAG ATTCTGCTTGATGATGTAAAACTATCTGAACAGATAATGGATCTGGTACTCTATATGTTGATTGTTCTTGCATGCCGCAAGCAG GATAATCATATTGGGTCTTCTCCTGTTCTGCACTCAACACTTGTTGCTTGCAGCCTTCATATTTTGACAAGTTATCTTTCATCTCAGTGGCATGATCTTGTGCATGTTCTTCTTGCGCATCCTAAG GTAGACATATTTATGGATGCAGCTTTTGATGCTGTGCATGAAGACATCAGGATTCTAGGAATCAAGCTACAACTGTTCAACAGTGAATTATTGAGCAACAAGTCTAATCTTCCTGCAGCTGAACGAACAGCTCATTACATCTGTCAGCAATGTGAGGCTTCCTTGCAATTTCTTCTGTCCTTGTGCCATCAAAAACTGTTCCGAGACCGCCTTCTAAGGAACAAG GAATTGTGTAAACATGGTGGCATACTTTCGCTGGCTTATTCTATCTTGAAGTTAAACATTTCACATTGTTTTAAGAATTCCTTCGACTTTGTGGCTGCTGTATCTAGGCTGAAGGCCAAAATTCTGTCTATT TTGTTGCAGCTTTGTGAAGCAGAGAGTATTTCTTATCTCGATGAAGTTGCTGGTTCTCCAAAAAGCATGCACCTGGCAAAATCAGTTGCAATAGAG TTTCTTGAGATACTGAGGATTGCATTTAGAAGTGAAGTTAGGCTACTTGGTGATACACAGTACAAGAGTAACCCAATGGGCCTGCTGCTTCTTAATGCGTTGCGTTTAGCTGACATATTTTCGGATGATTCAAATTTTCGATCATTCTTTATGTCTAAAAGT ATTCCAGTTCTTGCTGAAATTTTAGCAGTTCCCCATGAAAATTTTTCATTAAACTGGTGCTCTTCAAATATACCAGTGACAGAGGAAGATGTGAATATTGAATATGATCCATTTAATGCAGCTGGCATGGCATTGGGTTCTCTTAATGATGCCAGTGAGAGTGTTCATTCAGCAGCTTTTCTGCTGCCTGAAACTAATTCCACATGTCCTATTAATTTCAGTGGCATGCCATCAGCTACATATGCTCAGCAGAGAACGTCATGTTTGGTCAAAATAATAGCAAACCTGCATGTTTTTGTTCCCAATATATGTGAAG aagaagaaagagatcTTTTTCTCAACAATTTCCACAAGTATTTGGTTATGAAGAGCCCAGAATCATCTGGAGATCACTCTAGTTTTGACATGCAGAAGGCTGCAACAGTCTGTAAAAACTTAA GTTCACTTTCCCAGTATGCTATCTCTTTGACGCCAAATTTTTTGATTGATGAGGATGTACACCTCCTAAG taaatatgctgatgagctacaGAACTTAACTCATCCAGAAGTTGGAGATAGATTTATTCAG GAAAATGTAGTCAAATTGGAAGAAGATATGAAACCTGAGTATGGGCCTCTTATGCAGCAATCTTCTCTGTACTGGACTAAATTTCCAAACTCCACTTTCAGTAGAAGCCAACAG GATACACAGTTTGTTTTGGGGAATGTACCATCTATTTCAAGAAAACAAGATGAAACTATTCAAGATGATGATCTAAAGCGCAACAGCAATGATGATGTTGATCTAAAACGGAGAGTTGGGGAAAATTCAAGGTGTCAAGAAGTAGAGCAGCTAAAAATTATGAACCACTCAACGACCGGCCTACCAGAGGATTTTGAGGTGAGCCATGACAGAAAGAAGAATATAATCGATCAGCCTGAATACCTGAGAAGTGGAGAGAAAGATACCAATGATTGTGATATGAAAG ATGATAAAGCAGAAAATGGCCTAAGCGAAGAGAAGCAACCAAGGAAGAGAAAGCGGAATATAATGAATGAGACGCAGGTACTCTTGATTGAGAAGGCTCTCCTGGATGAGCCTGAAATGCAAAGAAATGCAGCATCACTGCAGTCATGGGCTGATAAGCTGAGTTCACAG GGCTCTGAAATTACATCATCTCAGCTAAAGAACTG GCTGAACAACAGGAAAGCCAGGCTTGCACGTGCTGCAAGAGAGGTCCGTGCCCCATCCGAAGGGGAGACCTATCCAGATAAGTCCTGTGGTCCGAGCTCTTCTCATTTTTGCGACTCCTCTGAGAGTGCCGGTGAGGAAATTTATGCTGCTCCTGCTAGAGGAAGCACCCACCAATCCATCCCCAAATCTGGTGGTATGATAACACGATCTGCTAGATGTGAGGATGTGGAGATGACTGCTCCTGATTTCGTTCGTGGAGCTCACCAGAACCGCCCTTCTATAATATCTTGTTCATTCGAACCAGGTCAGTTTGTCTCCGTAGTGGATGTGGATGGTAAATTAGTTGGCAAAGGAAAGATCATTCAGGTGGAAGGTAGGTGGCATGGCACGAGCTTAGAGGACAGCGGCACATGCGTTGTGGATGTTACGGAGCTGAAGATCGAGAAGTGGAAGGAGGTTCAACACCCATCAGAAGCAGCAGGAAGGACTTTTGAGGAGGCTGCAGCAAAGAATGGTGATATTATGAGGGTGGCCTGGGACATAAGCAGGATCTTGGCACTGCCTTAG